In the genome of Bradyrhizobium sp. CIAT3101, one region contains:
- a CDS encoding protein rep has translation MFDISHFDVGQAETTDWTPTTPLHQRLSGDDCPYFCEETTLPDRGKRLKKVGQRNYKRMHCEKLALADSLEAAGRDDVANLLRNCCSQLFVDRYTKGVRVRGLNECKHPLCPTAQLARARRQYGATVVAVEKLLSTTADMQGLLLTLTVQSCPAHELNYRLGEIIRAFGRLMSFTKVKQAVKAYVRSVEFTRNAITSLWHVHIHACLFVSKAEYFRRSSKIYISQEQWAALWRKALRATYDPVVDIRALNGLVSPLDERGRDALCEVIKYQVKPGSLVYWESGRAYAVGRQVPELYRKPGSDKLEPMLNVPVIAFCDAVKGRRLVATSRNLQGDETLDFTDDPKGEVKAIDLGEFICTEIYQWHTRGRDADFFLVGRTFNDPDQPGKQGGFAMGP, from the coding sequence ATGTTCGACATCTCACATTTTGATGTCGGGCAGGCTGAAACCACCGACTGGACGCCTACCACACCGCTTCACCAGCGGCTGTCGGGCGATGACTGCCCCTATTTCTGCGAAGAGACCACCCTCCCCGATCGTGGGAAGAGACTGAAAAAAGTCGGTCAGCGCAACTACAAGCGCATGCATTGCGAAAAACTTGCCTTGGCCGACAGCCTAGAGGCCGCCGGTCGCGACGATGTCGCCAACCTCCTCCGCAACTGCTGCAGCCAGTTATTTGTCGATCGCTACACCAAGGGCGTGCGCGTCCGGGGATTAAACGAGTGCAAGCATCCACTGTGCCCAACCGCACAGCTGGCGCGGGCCCGTCGTCAATACGGCGCCACCGTCGTAGCCGTCGAAAAATTACTCAGCACAACGGCTGACATGCAGGGGCTCTTGCTCACGTTGACAGTGCAGAGCTGTCCGGCGCACGAGCTGAATTATCGCCTCGGCGAGATCATCCGCGCATTCGGACGGCTTATGAGCTTCACCAAGGTGAAGCAAGCGGTGAAGGCCTATGTTCGCTCAGTCGAGTTCACGCGCAACGCCATCACGAGTCTATGGCACGTGCACATTCATGCCTGCCTCTTCGTATCGAAAGCCGAGTACTTCCGGCGCAGCAGCAAAATCTACATCTCCCAGGAGCAATGGGCAGCGCTGTGGCGCAAAGCCCTACGCGCGACTTATGACCCCGTCGTCGACATCCGCGCTTTGAATGGCTTGGTTTCGCCACTCGATGAGCGCGGCCGCGACGCGCTTTGCGAGGTGATCAAGTACCAGGTCAAACCGGGCAGCCTTGTCTATTGGGAGAGCGGAAGAGCCTACGCGGTCGGCCGCCAGGTCCCGGAACTCTACCGCAAGCCGGGCAGTGACAAGCTTGAGCCGATGCTCAACGTCCCGGTGATTGCCTTCTGCGATGCCGTGAAGGGCCGCCGACTCGTCGCCACGTCCCGCAATCTGCAGGGCGATGAAACCCTCGATTTCACAGACGATCCCAAGGGCGAAGTGAAGGCCATCGACCTCGGCGAGTTCATCTGCACCGAAATCTACCAGTGGCACACGCGCGGGCGAGACGCGGATTTCTTCCTGGTCGGTCGGACCTTCAACGACCCGGACCAACCCGGAAAGCAGGGAGGGTTCGCTATGGGGCCGTGA